The following is a genomic window from Sulfurimonas sp. C5.
TATGCCTGACATAACAGTTCCCTCCTACTCTTTTTCACTTTTAACGAGCACTTCATCAATCATACCGTATTTTTTTGATTCTTCGGCACTCATGAAGTTATCACGATCAGTATCTTTTTCGATCGTTGCAAGTTTTTGACCTGTATTTGCAGCCAAAATCTCGTTGAGTTCTTG
Proteins encoded in this region:
- a CDS encoding ATP-dependent Clp protease proteolytic subunit — translated: QELNEILAANTGQKLATIEKDTDRDNFMSAEESKKYGMIDEVLVKSEKE